The following coding sequences are from one Verrucosispora sp. WMMD573 window:
- the ctaD gene encoding cytochrome c oxidase subunit I has product MTTVAPKPVVTRPWPVREPVKGSAIARLLRTTDAKQIGIMYMVTAFVFFMIGGLMALIMRAELARPGLQFLSPEQYNQLFTMHGTIMLLFFATPIVFAFGNYVVPIQIGAPDVSFPRLNSFAYWLYLFGGTMATAGFLTPGGAADFGWTAYTPLSTSEHAPGVGANMWVVGLAISGLGTILGAVNLITTILTLRAPGMTMFRMPIFTWNMLVTSLLVILVFPLLAAALFALAADRLLGAHVYSPETGGPMLWQHLFWFFGHPEVYIIALPFFGIISEIIPVFSRKPIFGYKGLVAATIAIAGLSMSVWAHHMFATGQVLLPFFSFLSYLIAVPTGMKFFNWIGTMWRGQISFETPMLWSVGFLVTFLFGGLTGVLLAAPPLDFHLHDSYFVVAHFHYVLFGTIVFAVFAGIYFWFPKMFGRMLDERLGKIHFWLTMIGFHTTFLIQHWLGSEGMPRRYADYLPDDGFTTLNMISTIGAFITGISTLPFIYNCWKSYKAGPVVEVDDPWGHGNSLEWATTSPPPLRNFDRMPRIRSERPAFDHKFPELAAGQTLAGPPEGGSKPLTSESDGGASYTEDVASDTDRR; this is encoded by the coding sequence GTGACCACCGTCGCACCCAAGCCGGTCGTGACCCGGCCCTGGCCGGTCCGGGAGCCGGTCAAGGGGTCGGCCATCGCGCGGCTGTTGCGGACCACGGACGCGAAGCAGATCGGGATCATGTACATGGTCACCGCGTTCGTGTTCTTCATGATCGGTGGCCTGATGGCCCTGATCATGCGGGCCGAGCTGGCCCGGCCCGGGCTGCAGTTCCTGTCGCCGGAGCAGTACAACCAGCTGTTCACGATGCACGGCACGATCATGCTGCTGTTCTTCGCGACGCCCATCGTGTTCGCCTTCGGCAACTACGTCGTGCCCATCCAGATCGGTGCGCCCGACGTCTCCTTTCCCCGGCTGAACAGCTTCGCCTACTGGCTGTATCTGTTCGGCGGCACCATGGCCACGGCCGGCTTCCTCACCCCGGGTGGAGCGGCGGACTTCGGCTGGACCGCCTACACGCCGCTGAGCACCAGCGAGCACGCCCCGGGTGTCGGCGCCAACATGTGGGTGGTCGGTCTGGCCATCTCCGGTCTGGGCACCATCCTCGGCGCGGTCAACCTGATCACCACGATCCTGACCCTGCGCGCGCCGGGCATGACCATGTTCCGGATGCCGATCTTCACCTGGAACATGCTGGTCACCAGCCTGCTGGTGATCCTGGTCTTCCCGCTGCTGGCCGCCGCGCTGTTCGCGCTGGCCGCCGACCGGTTGCTGGGTGCGCACGTCTACAGCCCGGAGACCGGCGGGCCGATGCTGTGGCAGCACCTGTTCTGGTTCTTCGGTCACCCCGAGGTCTACATCATCGCGCTGCCGTTCTTCGGCATCATCAGCGAGATCATCCCGGTCTTCTCCCGCAAGCCGATCTTCGGCTACAAGGGCCTGGTCGCCGCCACCATCGCCATCGCCGGCCTGTCGATGAGCGTCTGGGCGCACCACATGTTCGCCACCGGTCAGGTGCTGCTGCCGTTCTTCAGCTTCCTGAGCTACCTGATCGCGGTACCCACCGGCATGAAGTTCTTCAACTGGATCGGCACCATGTGGCGGGGGCAGATCAGTTTCGAGACACCGATGCTCTGGTCCGTCGGCTTCCTGGTCACCTTCCTCTTCGGTGGCCTGACCGGGGTGCTGCTCGCCGCTCCGCCGCTGGACTTCCACCTGCACGACTCGTACTTCGTGGTGGCGCACTTCCACTACGTGCTCTTCGGCACGATCGTCTTCGCGGTCTTCGCCGGGATCTACTTCTGGTTCCCGAAGATGTTCGGCCGGATGCTCGACGAGCGGCTCGGCAAGATTCACTTCTGGCTGACGATGATCGGCTTCCACACCACGTTCCTGATCCAGCACTGGTTGGGCAGCGAGGGCATGCCCCGGCGGTACGCCGACTACCTGCCCGACGACGGCTTCACCACGTTGAACATGATCTCGACGATCGGCGCGTTCATCACTGGTATCTCGACGCTGCCGTTCATCTACAACTGCTGGAAGTCGTACAAGGCCGGCCCGGTGGTCGAGGTCGACGACCCGTGGGGTCACGGCAACTCGCTCGAATGGGCCACCACCTCGCCGCCGCCGCTGCGCAACTTCGACCGGATGCCACGGATCCGCTCCGAGCGGCCGGCCTTCGACCACAAATTCCCCGAGCTGGCCGCCGGGCAGACCCTGGCCGGTCCGCCCGAGGGTGGTTCCAAGCCGCTCACCAGCGAGTCCGACGGCGGCGCCAGCTACACCGAGGACGTGGCCAGCGACACCGACCGCCGCTGA
- a CDS encoding MFS transporter yields the protein MKPYREALALPGLRSLLFVAVLARVPLTATGVTLTFYVVQDLGRGYGAAGLVGAAITVGAAVGGPLLGRLVDRRGLRPVLVLTAVAEAVFWSTAPMLSYYLLLPAAFLAGLLALPIFSVIRQSIAALVPPEKRRPAYALDSMSVELSFMIGPALATVGVTTISARLTLYLVGVGIVAAGVVLWLLNPPVRSAAEASTGPQPRVARRQWLTSRLVAVFAVSAAATLVLGGTDVAVIAVLRENGDAGFTGAVLSVWAVASLLGGFAYGAVRRSFSPVALMGLLSLCTIPVGLGGSHWWLLCLALIPAGALCAPTIAATSDTVSRLAPAGVRGEAMGLHGSAVTVGIAVGAPLAGAVIDASAPLWGFAVTGAIGALVALAVLPIELRHRRADIAATTRPGDEHTTTALTSAAS from the coding sequence ATGAAGCCTTACCGGGAGGCACTCGCCCTGCCCGGTCTGCGGTCACTGCTGTTCGTCGCGGTGCTGGCGCGGGTTCCGCTGACCGCCACCGGCGTCACGTTGACGTTTTACGTCGTACAGGATCTCGGGCGGGGCTACGGCGCGGCCGGTCTGGTCGGCGCGGCGATCACCGTCGGCGCGGCGGTCGGTGGCCCGCTACTCGGCCGGCTGGTGGACCGCCGTGGCCTGCGGCCCGTGCTGGTTCTCACCGCCGTGGCCGAGGCCGTCTTCTGGTCGACCGCACCGATGTTGTCGTACTACCTGCTGCTGCCGGCCGCCTTCCTGGCTGGCCTGCTGGCGCTGCCGATCTTCTCGGTGATCCGGCAGTCAATCGCCGCGCTGGTGCCGCCGGAGAAGCGCCGACCGGCGTACGCGCTGGACTCCATGTCGGTGGAGCTGTCGTTCATGATCGGTCCTGCCCTGGCCACGGTGGGTGTCACCACCATCTCGGCCCGCCTCACGCTCTACCTCGTCGGCGTCGGCATCGTCGCCGCCGGAGTGGTGCTGTGGCTGCTCAACCCGCCGGTGCGCAGCGCCGCCGAGGCGTCGACCGGGCCGCAGCCACGGGTCGCCCGCCGGCAATGGCTCACCTCACGGTTGGTGGCCGTGTTCGCGGTCAGCGCCGCAGCGACCCTGGTGCTCGGCGGCACCGACGTGGCGGTCATCGCGGTGCTGCGGGAGAACGGCGACGCCGGTTTCACCGGTGCGGTGCTCTCCGTCTGGGCGGTAGCCTCACTGCTGGGCGGATTCGCCTACGGCGCGGTCCGCCGCTCGTTCTCGCCGGTGGCGCTGATGGGCCTGCTGAGCCTCTGCACCATTCCCGTCGGGTTGGGTGGTTCCCACTGGTGGTTGCTCTGCCTGGCGTTGATCCCGGCGGGGGCGCTCTGCGCCCCGACCATCGCGGCCACCTCCGACACCGTCAGTCGGCTCGCCCCGGCCGGCGTGCGCGGTGAGGCGATGGGCCTGCACGGCTCGGCGGTCACCGTCGGCATCGCCGTGGGCGCCCCGCTAGCCGGTGCGGTCATCGACGCCTCGGCACCGCTGTGGGGGTTCGCGGTCACCGGCGCGATCGGTGCCCTGGTGGCCCTCGCGGTGTTGCCGATCGAGCTGCGCCACCGCCGCGCGGACATCGCGGCCACCACCCGGCCCGGCGACGAGCACACCACGACCGCCCTCACCTCGGCCGCCTCCTGA
- a CDS encoding isochorismatase family protein gives MSNALIIVDVQKDFCEGGSLAVAGGAGVAAGISRLLAAEPDRWDHVVATKDYHIDPGTHFADSPDYVSTWPRHCVVGTPGSEFHPELATDRIETIFHKGEYAAAYSGFEGHADDGEGLADWLRRRGVERVDVVGIATDHCVRATALDAAREGFATTVLLDLTAAVAPDTTDVALRAFEGAGITTSGAPVIRAA, from the coding sequence GTGAGCAACGCGCTGATCATCGTGGACGTGCAGAAGGACTTCTGCGAGGGGGGCTCGCTGGCCGTTGCCGGCGGGGCAGGAGTCGCGGCGGGAATCTCCCGGCTGCTGGCTGCAGAGCCGGACCGCTGGGATCACGTCGTGGCGACGAAGGACTACCACATTGACCCCGGCACGCACTTCGCCGACTCACCGGACTACGTGAGCACCTGGCCCCGGCACTGTGTGGTCGGCACTCCCGGTTCGGAGTTCCACCCGGAACTGGCCACCGACCGGATCGAGACGATCTTTCACAAGGGCGAGTACGCCGCCGCGTACTCCGGCTTCGAGGGGCACGCCGACGACGGCGAGGGCCTGGCCGACTGGCTGCGGCGGCGTGGTGTGGAGCGGGTGGACGTGGTCGGCATCGCCACCGACCACTGCGTACGGGCCACCGCCCTGGACGCCGCCCGGGAGGGTTTCGCCACCACCGTGCTGCTGGACCTGACGGCGGCCGTCGCGCCGGACACCACCGACGTCGCGTTGCGCGCCTTCGAGGGGGCCGGGATCACCACATCCGGCGCCCCTGTGATCAGAGCCGCATGA
- a CDS encoding nicotinate phosphoribosyltransferase, whose protein sequence is MHTSRPALLTDHYELTMVSAALRDGTADRRCVFEVFSRRLPAGRRYGVVAGTARLVELIREFRFDPADIEFLRRTGVVDEPGAEWLSRYRFTGEIDGYAEGELFFPGSPILTVSGSFAECVVLETLVLSVLNHDCAVAAAAARMVTAARGRALIEMGARRAHEEAAVAAARAAYLAGFRFTSNLAAGQRYGIPTAGTAAHAFTLLHDDERAAFASQVATLGKDTTLLVDTYDISQGIRNAIEVAGPELRAVRIDSGDLAVIAHQSRQLLDSLGATETKIIVSGDLDEYAIAALAAEPVDMYGAGTAVVTGSGAPTAGLVYKLVEVEGRPVVKRSEQKATIGGRKVAVRRHKPTGTATEEIVVPQGVPDHRPNDRMLQRSYVVDGEPMALPTLDESREHLRQCLISIPWEGLKLSAGDPAIPVTVVPTE, encoded by the coding sequence GTGCACACCTCTCGTCCCGCGTTGCTGACCGACCATTACGAGCTGACCATGGTCAGCGCCGCCCTGCGGGACGGCACGGCCGACCGGCGCTGCGTGTTCGAGGTGTTCAGTCGTCGGCTTCCCGCCGGCCGCCGGTACGGCGTGGTCGCCGGCACCGCACGCCTGGTCGAGCTGATCCGCGAGTTCCGCTTCGACCCGGCCGACATCGAGTTCCTGCGTCGCACCGGCGTGGTCGACGAACCGGGCGCCGAATGGCTGTCCCGGTACCGGTTCACCGGCGAGATCGACGGGTACGCCGAGGGGGAGCTCTTCTTCCCCGGCTCACCGATCCTGACCGTCTCCGGCAGCTTCGCCGAGTGCGTGGTGCTGGAGACGCTGGTGCTGTCGGTGCTCAACCACGACTGCGCGGTGGCTGCCGCCGCGGCGCGCATGGTCACCGCCGCCCGCGGTCGGGCGCTCATCGAGATGGGCGCACGCCGGGCGCACGAGGAGGCGGCGGTCGCGGCGGCCCGGGCGGCCTACCTGGCCGGCTTCCGGTTCACCTCCAACCTGGCCGCCGGCCAGCGGTACGGCATACCCACCGCCGGCACCGCGGCGCACGCCTTCACCCTGCTGCACGACGACGAGCGGGCCGCGTTCGCCTCGCAGGTCGCCACGCTGGGCAAGGACACCACGCTGCTGGTCGACACGTACGACATCAGTCAGGGCATCCGTAACGCGATCGAGGTGGCCGGCCCGGAGCTGCGGGCGGTCCGCATCGACTCCGGGGACCTGGCCGTGATCGCCCACCAGTCGCGGCAGCTGCTGGACTCGCTCGGCGCCACCGAAACGAAGATCATCGTCTCGGGTGACCTCGACGAGTACGCCATCGCGGCGTTGGCCGCCGAGCCCGTGGACATGTACGGCGCCGGCACCGCCGTGGTGACCGGCTCCGGTGCGCCCACCGCAGGGCTGGTCTACAAACTGGTCGAGGTCGAGGGCCGTCCGGTGGTGAAGCGCTCCGAGCAGAAGGCCACCATCGGCGGACGGAAGGTCGCCGTCCGCCGACACAAGCCGACCGGTACGGCCACCGAGGAGATCGTCGTACCACAGGGGGTGCCGGACCACCGTCCCAACGACCGGATGCTGCAACGGTCGTACGTCGTGGACGGCGAGCCGATGGCCCTGCCGACGCTCGACGAGTCGCGGGAGCACCTGCGGCAGTGCCTGATCTCGATCCCGTGGGAGGGTCTCAAGCTTTCCGCGGGCGATCCCGCCATCCCGGTCACCGTGGTACCCACCGAGTGA
- a CDS encoding LuxR family transcriptional regulator: MSRWSFVGRAEQLDRLRMAAAGVRGRGILFTGSAGIGKSRLLHEGVDALPGEKYAVWRIAASATTSAMAFGGLVQVLPEQPQGLSPAGILRWAVDVLQQQAAGRRIVLAVDDAHLLDPPSAALVHLVARAENASVVGTLRDGEQIPLPIRALWTDGLVERAELGPMTPDETAAMLTAIVGGQVDNGSTDRLGRLSAGNPLLLRELVYAATNSGELVERYGVWTWTGRLELAPSLTELIDFRIGQLTPGVRAVVELVAFGEPLGLRLLHQAVEQHDVEYAEERGLITMVESDRRLDVRLAHPLYGEVVRRQCPVSRTRRLQAHLADLLEKVGKRRREDLLRVARWRLASGTAQDPAMLISAAGEAFARYDVPLATRLARAALDAGGGFHAAELLATILMFADRPAEALGVLDAVATDAGQEERLSRWLTVRGMVSYWGLSQASTVEEIAAEGTKLTDAAAQARVRAFEAIMRLHRLDAPAALRLAQSVLDRPAASVAARELARCTIAHLQAVQGQLSRSAAAVDLVQAKVANWRADMPYLQLAVELARGTRLALSGDLAGIDALVADEFADLADAGDFRLGTGYLAILRAYAARLRGRSDAALQAALSACAVLATSRVYAGLAQSERAQAAALRGDARQAVEAMAEADRLHSPSMGVLYPWLEQARVATLAAGGDLAAAVGRLHGLVDRLRADGFAGHEALVLHDLVRLGQAGTQTGPRCSDGGRRTIAQRLTELSEQVDGELPPLLARHARASADGLPEGLLSAADGFAERGLDLLAAEAAAGAVQLLRQRRAPEVGHARQRLGALLARCDMVHTPALQAATPTLTEREWQVARLAAVGGTSRAIAEQLFLSARTVENHLQRVYTKLGVTSRAELRTALGTIPGHDGTTAV; this comes from the coding sequence ATGAGTCGGTGGAGCTTCGTGGGCCGGGCTGAGCAACTCGACCGTCTCCGGATGGCGGCGGCCGGCGTCCGCGGCCGGGGAATCCTCTTCACCGGCAGCGCCGGCATCGGCAAGAGCCGACTGTTGCACGAAGGTGTCGACGCGCTGCCCGGGGAGAAGTACGCGGTCTGGCGGATCGCGGCCAGCGCCACCACCTCCGCGATGGCCTTCGGCGGGCTGGTCCAGGTGCTTCCGGAGCAGCCGCAGGGCCTGTCCCCGGCCGGCATCCTGCGCTGGGCCGTCGACGTGTTGCAGCAGCAGGCCGCCGGCCGGCGGATCGTCCTCGCGGTCGACGACGCGCACCTGCTCGATCCGCCGTCGGCCGCGCTGGTGCATCTGGTGGCCCGCGCCGAGAACGCCTCGGTGGTCGGCACCCTGCGCGACGGGGAGCAGATCCCCCTGCCGATTCGGGCACTGTGGACGGACGGTCTGGTCGAGCGGGCCGAGCTGGGCCCGATGACGCCGGACGAGACGGCCGCCATGCTCACCGCCATCGTCGGCGGCCAGGTGGACAACGGCTCCACCGACCGCCTGGGTCGGCTCAGTGCCGGCAATCCGCTGCTGCTGCGCGAGCTGGTGTACGCGGCCACCAACAGCGGTGAACTCGTCGAGAGATACGGCGTCTGGACCTGGACGGGGCGGCTGGAACTGGCACCCAGCCTGACCGAGCTGATCGACTTCCGGATCGGCCAGCTCACCCCCGGGGTACGGGCGGTGGTCGAGCTGGTCGCGTTCGGCGAGCCGCTCGGCCTGCGGCTGCTGCACCAGGCCGTGGAACAGCACGACGTGGAGTACGCCGAGGAGCGCGGCCTGATCACCATGGTGGAGTCCGACCGGCGGCTCGACGTCCGCCTGGCGCACCCGCTCTACGGCGAGGTGGTACGCCGGCAGTGTCCGGTGAGCCGGACCCGTCGGTTGCAGGCGCACCTGGCGGACCTGCTGGAGAAGGTCGGCAAACGGCGGCGGGAGGATCTGCTGCGGGTGGCCCGGTGGCGACTGGCCTCCGGCACCGCGCAGGACCCGGCGATGCTGATCTCCGCGGCCGGCGAGGCGTTCGCTCGTTACGACGTGCCACTGGCGACCCGACTGGCCCGCGCGGCGCTCGACGCCGGGGGCGGGTTCCACGCGGCCGAGTTGCTGGCGACCATTCTGATGTTCGCCGACCGGCCGGCCGAGGCGCTCGGCGTGCTCGACGCCGTCGCCACCGACGCCGGCCAGGAGGAACGACTCAGCCGGTGGCTGACGGTACGCGGCATGGTCAGCTACTGGGGGCTGAGCCAGGCGTCCACCGTGGAGGAAATCGCCGCCGAGGGTACGAAGCTGACCGACGCCGCCGCGCAGGCCCGGGTCCGCGCGTTCGAGGCGATCATGCGGCTACACCGGCTGGACGCGCCGGCCGCGCTACGGCTCGCGCAGAGCGTGCTGGACCGGCCGGCGGCCAGTGTCGCCGCCCGCGAGCTTGCCCGTTGCACGATCGCGCACCTGCAGGCCGTGCAGGGGCAGCTGAGCCGCAGTGCGGCCGCGGTGGACCTGGTACAGGCGAAGGTGGCCAACTGGCGGGCCGACATGCCGTACCTGCAACTGGCGGTGGAGCTGGCCCGGGGCACCCGGCTGGCCCTCTCCGGCGATCTCGCCGGCATCGACGCGCTGGTCGCCGACGAGTTCGCCGACCTCGCCGACGCGGGTGACTTCCGGCTCGGCACCGGCTACCTGGCGATCCTGCGGGCGTACGCGGCCCGGCTGCGGGGACGCAGCGACGCCGCGTTGCAGGCCGCGCTAAGTGCCTGCGCGGTCCTGGCGACCAGCCGGGTCTACGCCGGGCTGGCTCAGTCGGAGCGGGCTCAGGCCGCCGCGCTGCGCGGCGACGCCCGGCAGGCTGTCGAGGCGATGGCCGAGGCGGACCGGCTCCACTCGCCGAGTATGGGTGTGCTGTACCCGTGGCTGGAGCAGGCCCGGGTGGCGACGCTGGCGGCCGGCGGTGACCTCGCCGCAGCAGTGGGCCGGCTGCATGGCCTGGTGGACCGGCTGCGCGCCGACGGCTTCGCCGGACACGAGGCCCTGGTGCTGCATGACCTGGTGCGGCTGGGTCAGGCCGGGACACAGACCGGGCCGAGGTGTTCCGACGGCGGCCGTCGTACCATCGCCCAGCGGTTGACGGAGCTGTCGGAGCAGGTCGACGGGGAGTTGCCGCCGCTGCTGGCCCGGCACGCCCGGGCGTCGGCCGACGGGCTTCCGGAGGGATTGCTCAGCGCGGCCGACGGCTTCGCGGAGCGCGGGCTGGACCTGCTGGCCGCCGAGGCCGCGGCGGGGGCCGTGCAGCTGCTGCGGCAACGCCGGGCACCCGAGGTCGGGCACGCCCGGCAACGGCTCGGCGCGCTGCTCGCCAGGTGTGACATGGTGCACACTCCGGCGCTCCAGGCGGCCACCCCGACGCTGACCGAGCGGGAGTGGCAGGTGGCTCGACTCGCGGCGGTCGGCGGCACCAGCCGCGCCATCGCCGAGCAGCTCTTTCTCTCCGCCCGCACGGTGGAGAACCACCTGCAACGCGTGTACACGAAGCTCGGGGTGACCAGCCGGGCGGAGCTGAGGACGGCCCTCGGCACGATCCCGGGGCACGACGGCACGACAGCGGTGTGA
- the clpS gene encoding ATP-dependent Clp protease adapter ClpS, with protein MAAPQVAPVETPDTDEVPAADRPWVTIVWDDPVNLMTYVTWVFQKLFGYSREKAEQLMLDVHHKGRAVVSSGARERMEHDASQLHAYGLWATVDRS; from the coding sequence ATGGCGGCTCCGCAGGTTGCACCGGTCGAGACCCCGGACACCGATGAGGTGCCGGCAGCTGACCGACCGTGGGTGACGATCGTGTGGGACGACCCGGTGAACCTGATGACCTACGTGACCTGGGTGTTCCAGAAGCTTTTTGGTTACAGCCGGGAGAAGGCCGAGCAGCTCATGCTGGACGTGCATCACAAGGGCAGGGCGGTGGTCTCCAGCGGGGCCCGGGAACGCATGGAGCACGACGCCTCTCAGCTGCACGCGTACGGGCTCTGGGCGACGGTGGACCGGTCGTGA
- a CDS encoding DUF2017 domain-containing protein encodes MFRRRGDRYVATFAVDEVRVLRKVASEVVGLLTDGFDHSDPVVCRLFPEAYPEDAAGTAEFRRYTEGDLKTAKIDQAGAILAALPGDSGGEVRLDAEAAEAWLRALNDARLAMGVRLEIKDGTDLGAELDDAVADDPSSSRVFQLSVYAYLGYLQESLLNALID; translated from the coding sequence ATGTTCCGCCGCCGCGGTGACCGGTACGTCGCCACCTTCGCAGTGGACGAGGTGCGTGTGCTCCGCAAGGTCGCCTCTGAGGTGGTCGGCCTGCTCACCGACGGTTTCGACCACTCCGACCCGGTTGTCTGCCGGCTCTTCCCGGAGGCATACCCGGAGGACGCGGCGGGCACTGCGGAGTTCCGCCGGTACACCGAAGGCGACCTGAAGACCGCCAAGATCGATCAGGCCGGCGCGATCCTGGCCGCGTTGCCCGGCGACAGCGGCGGGGAGGTACGCCTGGACGCCGAGGCGGCGGAGGCGTGGCTGCGCGCGCTCAACGACGCCCGGCTGGCGATGGGCGTACGGCTGGAGATCAAGGACGGGACGGACCTGGGCGCGGAACTCGACGACGCGGTCGCCGACGACCCGAGTTCCAGCCGGGTGTTCCAGCTTTCGGTCTACGCGTATCTCGGCTATCTCCAGGAGTCCCTGCTCAACGCCTTGATCGACTGA
- a CDS encoding M67 family metallopeptidase, translating to MLSIDRSIVDAIVAHARRDHPDEACGVVAGPVGSDTPTRHIPMENAARSMTFYEFDSMEHLRVWREMDDRDEEPVVIYHSHTATEAYPSRTDISFAGEPGAHYLLVSTREPDTEEIRSFRIVDGVVTEEPVRILDAGVDPHAVQSYMFGQSPATVDYECSGR from the coding sequence GTGCTGAGCATCGACCGGTCGATCGTCGACGCGATCGTCGCCCACGCCCGTCGGGATCACCCCGACGAGGCCTGCGGTGTGGTCGCCGGTCCCGTCGGCAGTGACACGCCGACCCGGCACATCCCCATGGAGAACGCCGCCCGTTCGATGACCTTCTACGAGTTCGACTCGATGGAGCACCTGCGCGTGTGGCGCGAGATGGACGACCGGGACGAGGAACCGGTGGTCATCTACCACTCGCACACCGCCACCGAGGCGTACCCGTCACGGACGGACATCTCCTTCGCCGGTGAGCCCGGCGCGCACTATCTGCTCGTCTCCACGCGGGAGCCCGACACGGAGGAGATCCGCTCCTTCCGAATCGTGGACGGCGTGGTGACCGAAGAGCCGGTGCGGATCCTCGACGCCGGGGTGGATCCGCACGCCGTGCAGTCATACATGTTCGGGCAGAGCCCGGCGACGGTCGACTACGAGTGTTCGGGCCGCTGA
- a CDS encoding MoaD/ThiS family protein: protein MAIEVRIPTILRSYTGGAKVVEGSGDTLNDLLTDLDSRHAGLRGRLVTEADALHRFVNVYVNDEDVRFLGALDAKLNDGDSVTILPAVAGGAFGFAAAAAMAQHAAAAPAEGRTRVTAS from the coding sequence ATGGCCATCGAGGTTCGCATCCCCACCATCCTGCGCAGCTACACCGGCGGCGCGAAGGTCGTCGAGGGCAGCGGCGACACGCTGAACGACCTGCTCACCGACCTGGACTCCCGGCACGCCGGGCTGCGTGGCCGACTGGTCACCGAGGCCGACGCGCTGCACCGCTTCGTCAACGTCTACGTCAACGACGAGGACGTCCGCTTCCTCGGCGCGCTGGACGCCAAGCTGAACGACGGCGACAGCGTGACCATCCTGCCCGCGGTGGCCGGTGGCGCGTTCGGCTTCGCCGCGGCGGCGGCGATGGCGCAGCACGCCGCGGCCGCGCCGGCCGAGGGCCGGACGCGCGTCACCGCGAGCTGA
- a CDS encoding pyridoxal-phosphate dependent enzyme: protein MTRYDSLLDACGGTPLVGLPRLSPTVPEGAPPVRLWAKLEDRNPTGSIKDRAALFMVRAAETAGRLRPGDTILEPTSGNTGISLAMVAKLRGYRLVCVMPENVSTERVQLLRMYGAEIIFSPAAGGSNQAVATAKQIATEHPDWVMLFQYGNEANARAHYETTGPELLHDLPTITHFVAGLGTTGTLMGTGRYLREKVEGIQIVAAEPRYGELVYGLRNIDEGYVPELYDATVLNRRFSVGTRDAVLRTRQLVEVEGLFVGFSTGAVLHAALAVAHEAARAGRRADVAFVVSDGGWKYLSTGAYGGTLADAEEALDGQLWA, encoded by the coding sequence ATGACGCGGTACGACAGCCTGCTGGATGCCTGCGGCGGGACGCCACTCGTGGGGCTGCCCCGACTGTCGCCGACGGTGCCCGAGGGTGCGCCGCCGGTACGGCTCTGGGCGAAGCTTGAGGACCGGAACCCGACCGGCAGCATCAAGGACCGGGCCGCCCTGTTCATGGTCCGGGCCGCAGAGACCGCCGGCCGGCTCCGGCCCGGGGACACCATCCTGGAGCCGACCAGCGGCAACACCGGCATCTCCCTGGCCATGGTGGCCAAGCTGCGGGGGTACCGCCTGGTCTGCGTGATGCCGGAGAACGTCTCCACCGAGCGGGTGCAGCTGCTGCGGATGTACGGCGCGGAGATCATCTTCTCGCCGGCGGCGGGCGGCTCCAACCAGGCGGTGGCCACGGCCAAGCAGATCGCCACCGAGCACCCCGACTGGGTGATGCTCTTCCAGTACGGCAACGAGGCGAACGCCCGGGCGCACTACGAGACGACCGGGCCCGAGCTGCTGCACGATCTTCCGACCATCACCCACTTCGTGGCCGGACTCGGCACCACGGGGACCCTGATGGGCACCGGGCGCTATCTGCGCGAGAAGGTCGAGGGCATCCAGATCGTCGCCGCCGAGCCGCGCTACGGCGAGCTGGTCTACGGGCTGCGCAACATCGACGAGGGGTACGTCCCGGAGCTCTACGACGCGACCGTGCTGAACCGGCGCTTCTCCGTCGGCACCCGCGACGCGGTGCTGCGTACCCGGCAACTGGTGGAGGTCGAGGGATTGTTCGTCGGCTTCTCCACCGGCGCGGTCCTGCACGCCGCGCTTGCCGTGGCGCACGAGGCGGCCCGGGCCGGACGCCGGGCCGACGTGGCGTTCGTGGTCAGTGACGGCGGCTGGAAGTATCTGAGCACCGGGGCGTACGGCGGGACGCTCGCCGACGCGGAGGAGGCGCTGGACGGCCAGCTCTGGGCCTGA